A window from Sus scrofa isolate TJ Tabasco breed Duroc chromosome 2, Sscrofa11.1, whole genome shotgun sequence encodes these proteins:
- the LOC110259547 gene encoding olfactory receptor 9I1-like: MAKNNLTMVTEFVLMGFTDDPTLEIPLFLVFLSFYLVTLLGNVGMIILIQMDVQLHTPMYFFLSHLSLLDTCYASVITPQILATLTSDKTVISYGQCAAQFFFFTISAGTECFLLAVMAYDRYVAISNPLLYTATMNPSISWSLAVGAYVCGISGAILRTTCTFTLSFCDDNQINFFFCDLPPLLKLACSDTTNAEIVIVFFGNFVILTNVLVILISYLLIIKPILRMNSSGGRVKAFSTCAAHLTAVALFFGTLIFMYLRSSSGTSLEEDKVVSVFYTVVIPMLNPLIYSLRNKDVKAAFRKVTGRLQVSQSRLLAGATWKDVTRRTWIFSTSFSYKPSVVGPTVQGLLNGSLSLSVHSEVSPGFEDFLLELCQPSKALLAAYQNLTSCSPGEGPFLGAPVPMHRSPGLGSAMCAKCPEDQWPNWEGRHCIPKTLDCLSYRERLGTALAVCTSLLFPLPWPS; encoded by the exons ATGGCCAAGAACAATCTGACCATGGTAACTGAGTTCGTCCTCATGGGCTTTACTGATGATCCTACGTTGGAGATTCCTCTCTTCCTGGTGTTCCTGAGTTTCTATCTAGTCACCCTTCTGGGGAATGTGGGGATGATCATTCTGATCCAAATGGATGTCCAACTCCACACCCCAATGTACTTCTTCTTGAGCCACCTCTCCCTGTTGGACACCTGCTATGCTTCAGTCATCACCCCTCAGATCCTGGCCACACTGACCTCAGACAAGACAGTCATCTCCTATGGCCAATGTGCTGCCCAGTTCTTTTTCTTCACCATTAGTGCAGGTACAGAGTGTTTCTTGCTggcagtgatggcctatgatcGCTATGTTGCCATTAGCAACCCACTGCTCTACACTGCGACCATGAACCCCAGCATCAGCTGGAGTCTAGCGGTGGGAGCCTATGTCTGTGGCATATCGGGGGCCATCCTGCGTACCACCTGCACCTTTACCCTCTCCTTCTGTGATGACAATCAGATCAACTTCTTCTTCTGTGACCTCCCGCCCCTGCTGAAGCTGGCCTGCAGTGACACAACAAATGCAGAGATTGTCATTGTCTTCTTTGGCAACTTTGTGATTTTGACCAATGTTTTGGTCATCCTGATCTCCTACCTGCTGATCATCAAGCCCATTTTGAGGATGAACTCTTCAGGTGGCAGGGTGAAGGCTTTTTCCACGTGTGCTGCCcacctcactgctgtggcccttTTCTTCGGGACCCTCATCTTCATGTATCTGCGGAGCAGTTCGGGCACATCCTTGGAGGAAGACAAGGTGGTATCTGTCTTCTACACTGTCGtcatccccatgctgaaccctctGATCTACAGTCTGAGAAACAAGGATGTGAAAGCGGCCTTCAGGAAGGTCACTGGTAGACTCCAGGTGTCCCAGAGCAG GCTGCTGGCTGGGGCCACTTGGAAGGACGTGACCAGGAGGACATGGATCTTCTCCACCTCCTTCTCCTACAAGCCCTCGGTGGTGGGCCCCACGGTGCAGGGCTTGCTAAATGGCAGCTTGAGTCTGAGCGTACACTCAGAAGTGAGTCCTGGCTTTGAGGATTTCCTGTTGGAGCTGTGCCAGCCAT CCAAAGCGCTGCTGGCTGCCTATCAGAACCTGACGTCCTGCTCCCCAGGAGAGGGGCCCTTCCTGGGGGCACCTGTGCCAATGCACAGGAGCCCAGGCCTTGGCAG TGCCATGTGTGCGAAGTGCCCTGAGGACCAGTGGCCCAACTGGGAGGGTCGTCACTGCATTCCCAAAACCCTTGACTGCTTGTCCTACCGCGAGCGCCTCGGCACAGCGCTGGCTGTCTGCACATCCCTGCTCTTCCCCTTGCCCTGGCCATCTTAG
- the LDHB gene encoding L-lactate dehydrogenase B chain (The RefSeq protein has 2 substitutions compared to this genomic sequence), with the protein MATLKEKLIAPVAEEETTIPNNKITVVGVGQVGMACAISILGKSLTDELALVDVLEDKLKGEMMDLQHGSLFLQTPKIVADKDYSVTANSKIVVVTAGVRQQEGESRLNLVQRNVNVFKFIIPQIVKYSPDCIIIVVSNPVDILTYVTWKLSGLPKHRVIGSGCNLDSARFRYLMAEKLGVHPSSCHGWILGEHGDSSVAVWSGVNVAGVSLQELNPEMGTDNDSENWKEVHKMVVESAYEVIKLKGYTNWAIGLSVADLIESMLKNLSRIHPVSTMVQGMYGIENEVFLSLPCVLNARGLTSVINQKLKDDEVAQLKNSADTLWGIQKDLKDL; encoded by the coding sequence ATGGCAACTCTTAAGGAAAAACTGATTGTACCAGTTGCAGAAGAAGAGACAACAATCCCAAACAATAAGATCACTGTAGTGGGTGTTGGACAAGTCGGTATGGCATGTGCCATCAGCATTCTGGGAAAGTCTCTGACGGATGAGCTTGCTCTGGTGGATGTTTTGGAAGATAAACTCAAAGGAGAAATAATGGATCTGCAGCACGGAAGCTTGTTCCTTCAGACACCCAAAATTGTGGCAGATAAAGATTACTCTGTGACCGCCAATTCCAAGATTGTGGTGGTGACGGCAGGCGTTCGCCAGCAGGAGGGAGAGAGTCGTCTCAATCTGGTGCAGAGGAACGTCAATGTCTTCAAGTTCATCATCCCTCAGATTGTCAAGTACAGTCCTGACTGCATCATAATTGTGGTTTCGAACCCAGTGGATATTCTCACATATGTTACCTGGAAACTAAGTGGATTACCCAAGCACCGTGTGATTGGAAGTGGATGTAACCTGGATTCTGCAAGGTTTCGCTATCTTATGGCTGAAAAGCTTGGCGTTCATCCCAGCAGCTGCCACGGGTGGATTTTGGGAGAACATGGCGACTCAAGCGTGGCTGTGTGGAGTGGGGTGAATGTGGCAGGTGTGTCTCTCCAGGAACTGAATCCAGAGATGGGAACGGACAATGATAGTGAAAATTGGAAAGAAGTGCATAAGATGGTGGTTGAAAGTGCCTACGAAGTCATCAAGCTGAAAGGCTACACCAACTGGGCAATTGGCTTAAGTGTGGCAGATCTTATTGAATCCATGTTGAAAAACCTATCCAGGATTCACCCAGTGTCAACAATGGTGCAGGGCATGTATGGCATTGAGAATGAGGTCTTCCTGAGCCTCCCATGTGTCCTGAATGCTCGCGGACTAACCAGTGTTATCAACCAGAAGCTGAAGGATGATGAGGTTGCCCAGCTCAAGAACAGTGCTGACACTCTGTGGGGCATCCAGAAGGACCTGAAGGACCTGTGA